One genomic window of Struthio camelus isolate bStrCam1 chromosome 1, bStrCam1.hap1, whole genome shotgun sequence includes the following:
- the CCDC59 gene encoding thyroid transcription factor 1-associated protein 26 has translation MAAARQGRPGPPAGSAARGPRHKRPWRLVSLRGALGSVQEGQGFAFRRKQKIQREYRKLLKRERKVGTQRDIQFTDTYPEHLKHLYLAEEEKLKKQRKATNDPVLSEEKLNKVVEPVTTERKFKKKTSNQKAKEEYEKIKAERARKKEEAEKRKQQREEARRLYKQKKLEAYKILSKKTKKGQPNLNLQMEFLLQKIQQNT, from the exons atggcggcggcgcggcagggcAGGCCGGGCCCCCCGGCGGGAagcgcggcccgcggcccccgccacAAGCGGCCGTGGAGGCTGGTGTCGCTGCGCGGCGCCTTGGGGAGCGTCCAGGagg GACAGGGATTTGCATTTCGGAGGAAACAGAAGATCCAAAGAGAATACCGAAAACtattaaaaagggaaagaaaggtcgGGACACAGCGGGATATTCAGTTTACTGATACTTATCCAGAACACTTGAAACATCTCTACCTCGCTGAAGAAGAGAAGCTTAAGAAGCAGCGCAAGGCTACAAACGACCCCGTTTTGTCAGAAGAAAAGCTTAATAAAGTAGTAGA GCCAGTTACAACTGAAAGGAAGTTTAAGAAGAAAACGTCCAATCAGAAGGCAAAAGAAGAGTATGAGAAAATAAAGGCTGAACGTGCCAGGAAGAAAGAG gaagcagaaaaaagaaaacaacaaagagAAGAAGCTCGACGGTTGTACAAGCAAAAGAAACTGGAGGCTTATAAAATATTGAGTAAGAAGACCAAAAAAGGACAGCCAAATCTCAACTTGCAAATGGAGTTTCTCCTtcagaaaatacaacaaaatacatAA